A segment of the Pseudobdellovibrionaceae bacterium genome:
TTTCTTTTATCATAGAAGAAGGTCCATTAAGTAAGGTAAAAAATATTAAATGGAAAGGTATTACTAATAAAGAAAAAATCAAACTTACTTCTTTATTAAAAGTACAAGTAAATTCTCATTTAATTATAAAAGATATTACAGGAGAAGATTTATTTACTATTATTGATTTTTTTAAAGATAAAGGGTACTTAGACGTGCGCTTTAAGAATAATAAAAGATTAATTCAATACGATAATCAACAGCAAGCAAGTCTATATTATCAAATAATTAAGGGAAGGAAATCTAAATTAAATAAAGTTATAATAAAAGGAAATAAATTTACTAAAAACCTAACTATTAATAAGGCTGTTTTTATAAAAAAAGGTTCTGTAATTACTTCAAACGATTTAAAAGATATTTATTTTAACTTAGAAAATTTAAATATTTTCAGCGAAATTAAAGTAACTTTAAATAAATCGAAATATAAAAAATATAATAAAAATTTATTAATACAAGTTAAAGAAAAAAAAAGAACTCGATTAAACACCAAATTAGTTATTCAAAGCACTCAATATAACTCTTTATCTACTAGTATTAACGCTTTATATGAAAAAAGGAATATAAAAGGAACAGGTAGAAAGTTTTATACCACTTTACAGTTAAAAAATAAATTAAACAGTAATATTTTAGAATATAAAACTTCTTTGCAATTTAACGAACCTTTTTTATTTTATTCTAATATTAATGCTATTGTAAAAATAGAAACTAAAAAAGACATAATAGATTTTAATCCCGAAAATACAGAATATGGTTTATTAAGAAATCAAACGGCTTTGTCTTTTCGATTAAATAAAGAAATTAATAAACACTTTTCTTCTTATTGGACGGTTTTAAAATTTAATAAAATTACAGAAACCTCCAAAGGTAGTAATGTTAAAAATACTAATATTCTTAATTCTACCTCTATTTTAACTACTTCTGATTTTAGAAACTCTGTATTTAACCCTAAAAAAGGGCATTATGAAGATTTTCAAATACTTTATACAAAGCCTATTTTTAAAGGCTCAGAAAACATTCATTTTGTACAATTACTTAGTAATATGGAATACTATGTTCCTTTAGGAAGATTTACTTGGGCACAACAGTTATCTTTAGGTTACGCAAAAAGCTTATTATCCACGGCAAAGAGTGGAATCCCCTCTAATTTTGCGTTTTTTTTAGGAGGAACTTCCTCCTTAAGAGGTTACTCTGGTGGTTCTGATAGATTTCCTAGCCCTCAAGAACTCCCTTTAGATAAAAATAATCAACTGGTAATTAAAGACTTTACTTATTTTTATTTACTTAAATCAGAATTCAGAATTCCTTTAAAAGAGCCTTTTTACACATCCATTTTTTATGATATTGGTAGTGTTAAAGTAGACAAACTACATTTTTATAACCCTATTCGTAGCAGTTATGGTTTAGGTTTACATTTTTCTACTCCTATTGGAATTTTAAGTTTAAATTATGGAAAAAAGATAAACCCCTCTCCTGAAGAAGGAGGCTATGCTATTCACCTTAGTATAGGGTCTTTTTAAAAAACTTTAATTTAGCTTTTCTAATTTACATATAAAGAATCCATCACCTTTTTTAGGCTCTAAAATGCATTCTTTATTTTTTTTCCAAACAATAGTGTTTTTATTTTCTTGAGCTAAAAAAGTATCTACTATCAATTGATTCTCTGAAGGCAAAATACTACATGTGGCATAAACTAACTGCCCTTTTGGTTTTACAATTTTTGAGTAATTGCTTAAAATAAAAGATTGTTCTTTATGTAAATTATCTAAATCGTCTTTATTAAATCTCCACTTGCTTTCGGGATGCCTTTTTAATACACCTAAACCAGAGCAAGGAACATCTAATAAAACAACATCAGCTCTAGAGTGTAATCGCTTTATTGTTTTATTAGTTATAGCTCGTGTTTCAATA
Coding sequences within it:
- a CDS encoding BamA/TamA family outer membrane protein, which encodes MLKQFILVYFFFFSFLYSQSSYTKEIINKKNNIVILKKWLLPYGAKQIITLALKKDTLKRKISYLKTELKNYYEKHGYFQFKLIIKKRQFLNNTTYILKVTSGKQSRISKIIFLGSIKKPSSFYRKIFLQDASPIVKSNIYNPFLIKESLKDFILNLKNRAYLTAKSISIKKNWVSPYKVKLSFIIEEGPLSKVKNIKWKGITNKEKIKLTSLLKVQVNSHLIIKDITGEDLFTIIDFFKDKGYLDVRFKNNKRLIQYDNQQQASLYYQIIKGRKSKLNKVIIKGNKFTKNLTINKAVFIKKGSVITSNDLKDIYFNLENLNIFSEIKVTLNKSKYKKYNKNLLIQVKEKKRTRLNTKLVIQSTQYNSLSTSINALYEKRNIKGTGRKFYTTLQLKNKLNSNILEYKTSLQFNEPFLFYSNINAIVKIETKKDIIDFNPENTEYGLLRNQTALSFRLNKEINKHFSSYWTVLKFNKITETSKGSNVKNTNILNSTSILTTSDFRNSVFNPKKGHYEDFQILYTKPIFKGSENIHFVQLLSNMEYYVPLGRFTWAQQLSLGYAKSLLSTAKSGIPSNFAFFLGGTSSLRGYSGGSDRFPSPQELPLDKNNQLVIKDFTYFYLLKSEFRIPLKEPFYTSIFYDIGSVKVDKLHFYNPIRSSYGLGLHFSTPIGILSLNYGKKINPSPEEGGYAIHLSIGSF